TGAAAAACATAAAGGCAATTTATAAAGAAATAAAACTAGACCACTTTCCACCTGAGATAAGGATTGTAATAGGAGAACATACACTTATTTATCGTAAACGTATTTGGCAAGTTGGAGGAGAGAAAAGGGGATTAAGATATGGTGAAAATCCACATCAAGAAGCAGCGATTTATGAACTTATAAATGGTAATTTGATTCTTGGTGATTGTCAGTTTATAAGAGAAAAAGAAGGGCTTGTTAGCGCTTTAAAAGAAGAAAATTTTTTACAATTTGGTAAACATCCAAGTCTTATTAATTTAACAGATTTAGATAGAGGATTACAGATTTTGCGTTATCTTATGGCTAAACCAGCAGCAATAATTATGAAACATAATAATCCTTGTGGTGTAGCTTATGGAAATAGTCTTTCAGAAGCATTTATTCGTGCATATTTTGCTGATAGGATTGCTGCCTTTGGTGGTTGTGTAGTATTAAATCGTACCTTAGATAAAGAAACAGCAGAACTTATTAATCAACATTATGTAGAAGTCGTAGCTGCTCCAGACTATGCACCTGGTGTAGTAGAAATCTTAAAGCAGAGGAAAAATTTAAGAATTATAGAGATAAAAAGGATAGACAGACTAACAGAATATTCTCATAAAATTTGGCTTGATTTTAAGTCATTGATGGATGGAGGGCTCATTTTACAAAAATCAGCTTATACTAAAATTAAAAAGGCAGAGGATTTTATTCCAGCTGAAGCAGAATATAAAGGAAAAACTTATCGTATTAAACGCTTACCTTCTGAGAAAGAACTTCAGGATTTATTATTTGGTTGGTATGTAGAACAAGGAGTAACTTCAAATTCAGTACTCTTTGTAAAAGATGAAGCTACCGTAGCTATTGGTACAGGAGAGCAAGATAGGGTAGGGGTGGTAGAAATTGCTGTTTTTAAAGCTTATAAAAAATATGCAGATGCTCTTTGTTTTAAAAAATATGGCATTCCTTATAAAATTTTAGAAATGGAAATAGCAGATGGAAAACGTCCTTTAACTCAAAAAGAAGAAATAGATGAACAAACCAAAGCAGCAAATGGTGGTCTTAAAGGTGCAGTGATGGTTTCAGATGGATTTTTCCCTTTTCGTGATAGCGTAGATGTGGCTATTAAAGAAGGAATTACAGCAATCGCTCAACCAGGTGGTTCTATTCG
The Candidatus Desulfofervidus auxilii genome window above contains:
- a CDS encoding IMP cyclohydrolase, with translation MKNIKAIYKEIKLDHFPPEIRIVIGEHTLIYRKRIWQVGGEKRGLRYGENPHQEAAIYELINGNLILGDCQFIREKEGLVSALKEENFLQFGKHPSLINLTDLDRGLQILRYLMAKPAAIIMKHNNPCGVAYGNSLSEAFIRAYFADRIAAFGGCVVLNRTLDKETAELINQHYVEVVAAPDYAPGVVEILKQRKNLRIIEIKRIDRLTEYSHKIWLDFKSLMDGGLILQKSAYTKIKKAEDFIPAEAEYKGKTYRIKRLPSEKELQDLLFGWYVEQGVTSNSVLFVKDEATVAIGTGEQDRVGVVEIAVFKAYKKYADALCFKKYGIPYKILEMEIADGKRPLTQKEEIDEQTKAANGGLKGAVMVSDGFFPFRDSVDVAIKEGITAIAQPGGSIRDFESILACNEAEPPVAMVYTGERAFRH